One segment of Camelus ferus isolate YT-003-E chromosome 26, BCGSAC_Cfer_1.0, whole genome shotgun sequence DNA contains the following:
- the FGFR1 gene encoding fibroblast growth factor receptor 1 isoform X6 gives MWSWKCLLLWAVLVTATLCTARPAPTLPEQDALPSSEDDDDDDDSSSEEKETDNTKPNPVAPYWTSPEKMEKKLHAVPAAKTVKFKCPSSGTPNPTLRWLKNGKEFKPDHRIGGYKVRYATWSIIMDSVVPSDKGNYTCIVENEYGSINHTYQLDVVERSPHRPILQAGLPANKTVALGSNVEFMCKVYSDPQPHIQWLKHIEVNGSKIGPDNLPYVQILKTAGVNTTDKEMEVLHLRNVSFEDAGEYTCLAGNSIGLSHHSAWLTVLEALEERPAVMTSPLYLEIIIYCTGAFLISCMVGSVIIYKMKSGTKKSDFHSQMAVHKLAKSIPLRRQVTVSADSSASMNSGVLLVRPSRLSSSGTPMLAGVSEYELPEDPRWELPRDRLVLGKPLGEGCFGQVVLAEAIGLDKDKPNRVTKVAVKMLKSDATEKDLSDLISEMEMMKMIGKHKNIINLLGACTQDGPLYVIVEYASKGNLREYLQARRPPGLEYCYNPSHNPEEQLSSKDLVSCAYQVARGMEYLASKKCIHRDLAARNVLVTEDNVMKIADFGLARDIHHIDYYKKTTNGRLPVKWMAPEALFDRIYTHQSDVWSFGVLLWEIFTLGGSPYPGVPVEELFKLLKEGHRMDKPSNCTNELYMMMRDCWHAVPSQRPTFKQLVEDLDRIVALTSNQEYLDLSMPLDQYSPSFPDTRSSTCSSGEDSVFSHEPLPEEPCLPRHPAQLANGGLKRR, from the exons atgccctcccctcctcagaggACGACGATGACGATGATGACTCCTCTTCAGAGGAGAAAGAGACGGATAACACCAAACCAAACC CCGTGGCTCCCTACTGGACGTCCccagaaaagatggaaaagaaattgcACGCGGTGCCAGCTGCCAAGACAGTGAAGTTCAAATGCCCCTCCAGTGGGACTCCCAACCCCACCCTGCGCTGGCTGAAAAATGGCAAGGAATTCAAACCTGACCACAGGATCGGAGGCTACAAG GTCCGTTATGCCACCTGGAGCATCATAATGGACTCAGTGGTGCCTTCGGATAAAGGCAACTACACCTGCATTGTGGAGAACGAATACGGTAGCATCAACCACACCTACCAGCTGGACGTTGTGG AGCGGTCCCCTCACCGGCCCATCCTGCAGGCAGGCTTGCCCGCCAACAAGACAGTGGCCCTGGGCAGCAACGTGGAGTTCATGTGTAAGGTGTACAGTGACCCACAGCCCCACATCCAGTGGCTAAAGCACATCGAGGTGAACGGGAGTAAGATTGGTCCAGACAACCTGCCTTATGTCCAGATCTTGAAG ACTGCCGGAGTTAATACCACCGACAAAGAGATGGAGGTGCTTCACTTAAGGAATGTCTCCTTTGAGGACGCGGGGGAGTATACATGCTTGGCGGGTAACTCTATCGGACTCTCCCATCACTCTGCATGGTTGACCGTTCTGGAAG CCCTGGAAGAGCGACCAGCGGTGATGACCTCGCCCCTgtacctggagatcatcatcTACTGCACGGGGGCCTTCCTCATCTCCTGCATGGTGGGGTCTGTCATCATCTACAAGATGAAGAGCGGCACCAAAAAGAGTGACTTCCACAGCCAGATGGCCGTGCACAAGCTGGCCAAGAGCATCCCTCTGCGCAGACAGGTAACA GTGTCGGCTGACTCCAGCGCGTCCATGAACTCAGGAGTCCTGCTGGTTCGGCCCTCCCGGCTCTCCTCCAGTGGAACCCCCATGCTGGCTGGGGTCTCTGAATATGAGCTTCCCGAAGACCCTCGCTGGGAGCTCCCTCGGGACAG ACTGGTTTTAGGCAAACCCCTGGGAGAGGGCTGCTTTGGGCAGGTGGTGTTGGCCGAGGCCATTGGGCTGGACAAGGACAAACCCAACCGTGTGACCAAAGTGGCTGTGAAGATGCTGAAGT CGGATGCAACAGAGAAAGACTTGTCAGACCTGATCTCCGAGATGGAGATGATGAAGATGATCGGGAAACACAAGAACATCATCAACCTGCTGGGGGCCTGCACGCAGGACG GTCCTCTCTATGTCATCGTGGAGTACGCCTCCAAGGGCAACCTCCGGGAGTACCTGCAGGCCCGGAGGCCGCCCGGGCTGGAATACTGCTACAACCCCAGCCACAACCCGGAGGAGCAGCTCTCCTCCAAGGACCTGGTATCCTGCGCCTACCAGGTGGCCCGAGGCATGGAGTATCTCGCCTCCAAGAAG TGCATACACCGAGACCTGGCCGCCAGGAACGTCTTGGTGACAGAGGATAACGTGATGAAGATTGCAGACTTTGGCCTCGCTCGCGACATCCACCACATCGACTACTATAAAAAGACGACCAAC GGCCGGCTGCCTGTGAAGTGGATGGCGCCCGAGGCATTGTTTGACCGGATTTACACCCACCAGAGTGATGT GTGGTCTTTTGGGGTGCTCCTATGGGAAATCTTCACTCTGGGCGGCTCCCCGTATCCTGGTGTACCTGTGGAGGAGCTTTTCAAGCTGCTGAAAGAGGGTCATCGTATGGACAAGCCCAGTAACTGCACCAATGAGCT GTACATGATGATGCGGGACTGTTGGCATGCAGTCCCCTCGCAAAGACCTACCTTCAAGCAGCTGGTGGAAGACCTGGACCGCATCGTGGCCTTGACCTCCAACCAG GAGTATCTGGACCTGTCGATGCCCCTGGACCAATACTCCCCCAGCTTCCCTGACACCCGcagctccacctgctcctccGGAGAGGATTCCGTCTTCTCTCATGAGCCCTTGCCCGAGGAGCCCTGCCTGCCCCGACACCCGGCCCAGCTTGCCAATGGCGGACTCAAACGGCGCTGA
- the FGFR1 gene encoding fibroblast growth factor receptor 1 isoform X7, whose product MWSWKCLLLWAVLVTATLCTARPAPTLPEQDALPSSEDDDDDDDSSSEEKETDNTKPNPVAPYWTSPEKMEKKLHAVPAAKTVKFKCPSSGTPNPTLRWLKNGKEFKPDHRIGGYKVRYATWSIIMDSVVPSDKGNYTCIVENEYGSINHTYQLDVVERSPHRPILQAGLPANKTVALGSNVEFMCKVYSDPQPHIQWLKHIEVNGSKIGPDNLPYVQILKTAGVNTTDKEMEVLHLRNVSFEDAGEYTCLAGNSIGLSHHSAWLTVLEALEERPAVMTSPLYLEIIIYCTGAFLISCMVGSVIIYKMKSGTKKSDFHSQMAVHKLAKSIPLRRQVSADSSASMNSGVLLVRPSRLSSSGTPMLAGVSEYELPEDPRWELPRDRLVLGKPLGEGCFGQVVLAEAIGLDKDKPNRVTKVAVKMLKSDATEKDLSDLISEMEMMKMIGKHKNIINLLGACTQDGPLYVIVEYASKGNLREYLQARRPPGLEYCYNPSHNPEEQLSSKDLVSCAYQVARGMEYLASKKCIHRDLAARNVLVTEDNVMKIADFGLARDIHHIDYYKKTTNGRLPVKWMAPEALFDRIYTHQSDVWSFGVLLWEIFTLGGSPYPGVPVEELFKLLKEGHRMDKPSNCTNELYMMMRDCWHAVPSQRPTFKQLVEDLDRIVALTSNQEYLDLSMPLDQYSPSFPDTRSSTCSSGEDSVFSHEPLPEEPCLPRHPAQLANGGLKRR is encoded by the exons atgccctcccctcctcagaggACGACGATGACGATGATGACTCCTCTTCAGAGGAGAAAGAGACGGATAACACCAAACCAAACC CCGTGGCTCCCTACTGGACGTCCccagaaaagatggaaaagaaattgcACGCGGTGCCAGCTGCCAAGACAGTGAAGTTCAAATGCCCCTCCAGTGGGACTCCCAACCCCACCCTGCGCTGGCTGAAAAATGGCAAGGAATTCAAACCTGACCACAGGATCGGAGGCTACAAG GTCCGTTATGCCACCTGGAGCATCATAATGGACTCAGTGGTGCCTTCGGATAAAGGCAACTACACCTGCATTGTGGAGAACGAATACGGTAGCATCAACCACACCTACCAGCTGGACGTTGTGG AGCGGTCCCCTCACCGGCCCATCCTGCAGGCAGGCTTGCCCGCCAACAAGACAGTGGCCCTGGGCAGCAACGTGGAGTTCATGTGTAAGGTGTACAGTGACCCACAGCCCCACATCCAGTGGCTAAAGCACATCGAGGTGAACGGGAGTAAGATTGGTCCAGACAACCTGCCTTATGTCCAGATCTTGAAG ACTGCCGGAGTTAATACCACCGACAAAGAGATGGAGGTGCTTCACTTAAGGAATGTCTCCTTTGAGGACGCGGGGGAGTATACATGCTTGGCGGGTAACTCTATCGGACTCTCCCATCACTCTGCATGGTTGACCGTTCTGGAAG CCCTGGAAGAGCGACCAGCGGTGATGACCTCGCCCCTgtacctggagatcatcatcTACTGCACGGGGGCCTTCCTCATCTCCTGCATGGTGGGGTCTGTCATCATCTACAAGATGAAGAGCGGCACCAAAAAGAGTGACTTCCACAGCCAGATGGCCGTGCACAAGCTGGCCAAGAGCATCCCTCTGCGCAGACAG GTGTCGGCTGACTCCAGCGCGTCCATGAACTCAGGAGTCCTGCTGGTTCGGCCCTCCCGGCTCTCCTCCAGTGGAACCCCCATGCTGGCTGGGGTCTCTGAATATGAGCTTCCCGAAGACCCTCGCTGGGAGCTCCCTCGGGACAG ACTGGTTTTAGGCAAACCCCTGGGAGAGGGCTGCTTTGGGCAGGTGGTGTTGGCCGAGGCCATTGGGCTGGACAAGGACAAACCCAACCGTGTGACCAAAGTGGCTGTGAAGATGCTGAAGT CGGATGCAACAGAGAAAGACTTGTCAGACCTGATCTCCGAGATGGAGATGATGAAGATGATCGGGAAACACAAGAACATCATCAACCTGCTGGGGGCCTGCACGCAGGACG GTCCTCTCTATGTCATCGTGGAGTACGCCTCCAAGGGCAACCTCCGGGAGTACCTGCAGGCCCGGAGGCCGCCCGGGCTGGAATACTGCTACAACCCCAGCCACAACCCGGAGGAGCAGCTCTCCTCCAAGGACCTGGTATCCTGCGCCTACCAGGTGGCCCGAGGCATGGAGTATCTCGCCTCCAAGAAG TGCATACACCGAGACCTGGCCGCCAGGAACGTCTTGGTGACAGAGGATAACGTGATGAAGATTGCAGACTTTGGCCTCGCTCGCGACATCCACCACATCGACTACTATAAAAAGACGACCAAC GGCCGGCTGCCTGTGAAGTGGATGGCGCCCGAGGCATTGTTTGACCGGATTTACACCCACCAGAGTGATGT GTGGTCTTTTGGGGTGCTCCTATGGGAAATCTTCACTCTGGGCGGCTCCCCGTATCCTGGTGTACCTGTGGAGGAGCTTTTCAAGCTGCTGAAAGAGGGTCATCGTATGGACAAGCCCAGTAACTGCACCAATGAGCT GTACATGATGATGCGGGACTGTTGGCATGCAGTCCCCTCGCAAAGACCTACCTTCAAGCAGCTGGTGGAAGACCTGGACCGCATCGTGGCCTTGACCTCCAACCAG GAGTATCTGGACCTGTCGATGCCCCTGGACCAATACTCCCCCAGCTTCCCTGACACCCGcagctccacctgctcctccGGAGAGGATTCCGTCTTCTCTCATGAGCCCTTGCCCGAGGAGCCCTGCCTGCCCCGACACCCGGCCCAGCTTGCCAATGGCGGACTCAAACGGCGCTGA
- the FGFR1 gene encoding fibroblast growth factor receptor 1 isoform X5, translating to MWSWKCLLLWAVLVTATLCTARPAPTLPEQDALPSSEDDDDDDDSSSEEKETDNTKPNRMPVAPYWTSPEKMEKKLHAVPAAKTVKFKCPSSGTPNPTLRWLKNGKEFKPDHRIGGYKVRYATWSIIMDSVVPSDKGNYTCIVENEYGSINHTYQLDVVERSPHRPILQAGLPANKTVALGSNVEFMCKVYSDPQPHIQWLKHIEVNGSKIGPDNLPYVQILKTAGVNTTDKEMEVLHLRNVSFEDAGEYTCLAGNSIGLSHHSAWLTVLEALEERPAVMTSPLYLEIIIYCTGAFLISCMVGSVIIYKMKSGTKKSDFHSQMAVHKLAKSIPLRRQVTVSADSSASMNSGVLLVRPSRLSSSGTPMLAGVSEYELPEDPRWELPRDRLVLGKPLGEGCFGQVVLAEAIGLDKDKPNRVTKVAVKMLKSDATEKDLSDLISEMEMMKMIGKHKNIINLLGACTQDGPLYVIVEYASKGNLREYLQARRPPGLEYCYNPSHNPEEQLSSKDLVSCAYQVARGMEYLASKKCIHRDLAARNVLVTEDNVMKIADFGLARDIHHIDYYKKTTNGRLPVKWMAPEALFDRIYTHQSDVWSFGVLLWEIFTLGGSPYPGVPVEELFKLLKEGHRMDKPSNCTNELYMMMRDCWHAVPSQRPTFKQLVEDLDRIVALTSNQEYLDLSMPLDQYSPSFPDTRSSTCSSGEDSVFSHEPLPEEPCLPRHPAQLANGGLKRR from the exons atgccctcccctcctcagaggACGACGATGACGATGATGACTCCTCTTCAGAGGAGAAAGAGACGGATAACACCAAACCAAACCGTATGC CCGTGGCTCCCTACTGGACGTCCccagaaaagatggaaaagaaattgcACGCGGTGCCAGCTGCCAAGACAGTGAAGTTCAAATGCCCCTCCAGTGGGACTCCCAACCCCACCCTGCGCTGGCTGAAAAATGGCAAGGAATTCAAACCTGACCACAGGATCGGAGGCTACAAG GTCCGTTATGCCACCTGGAGCATCATAATGGACTCAGTGGTGCCTTCGGATAAAGGCAACTACACCTGCATTGTGGAGAACGAATACGGTAGCATCAACCACACCTACCAGCTGGACGTTGTGG AGCGGTCCCCTCACCGGCCCATCCTGCAGGCAGGCTTGCCCGCCAACAAGACAGTGGCCCTGGGCAGCAACGTGGAGTTCATGTGTAAGGTGTACAGTGACCCACAGCCCCACATCCAGTGGCTAAAGCACATCGAGGTGAACGGGAGTAAGATTGGTCCAGACAACCTGCCTTATGTCCAGATCTTGAAG ACTGCCGGAGTTAATACCACCGACAAAGAGATGGAGGTGCTTCACTTAAGGAATGTCTCCTTTGAGGACGCGGGGGAGTATACATGCTTGGCGGGTAACTCTATCGGACTCTCCCATCACTCTGCATGGTTGACCGTTCTGGAAG CCCTGGAAGAGCGACCAGCGGTGATGACCTCGCCCCTgtacctggagatcatcatcTACTGCACGGGGGCCTTCCTCATCTCCTGCATGGTGGGGTCTGTCATCATCTACAAGATGAAGAGCGGCACCAAAAAGAGTGACTTCCACAGCCAGATGGCCGTGCACAAGCTGGCCAAGAGCATCCCTCTGCGCAGACAGGTAACA GTGTCGGCTGACTCCAGCGCGTCCATGAACTCAGGAGTCCTGCTGGTTCGGCCCTCCCGGCTCTCCTCCAGTGGAACCCCCATGCTGGCTGGGGTCTCTGAATATGAGCTTCCCGAAGACCCTCGCTGGGAGCTCCCTCGGGACAG ACTGGTTTTAGGCAAACCCCTGGGAGAGGGCTGCTTTGGGCAGGTGGTGTTGGCCGAGGCCATTGGGCTGGACAAGGACAAACCCAACCGTGTGACCAAAGTGGCTGTGAAGATGCTGAAGT CGGATGCAACAGAGAAAGACTTGTCAGACCTGATCTCCGAGATGGAGATGATGAAGATGATCGGGAAACACAAGAACATCATCAACCTGCTGGGGGCCTGCACGCAGGACG GTCCTCTCTATGTCATCGTGGAGTACGCCTCCAAGGGCAACCTCCGGGAGTACCTGCAGGCCCGGAGGCCGCCCGGGCTGGAATACTGCTACAACCCCAGCCACAACCCGGAGGAGCAGCTCTCCTCCAAGGACCTGGTATCCTGCGCCTACCAGGTGGCCCGAGGCATGGAGTATCTCGCCTCCAAGAAG TGCATACACCGAGACCTGGCCGCCAGGAACGTCTTGGTGACAGAGGATAACGTGATGAAGATTGCAGACTTTGGCCTCGCTCGCGACATCCACCACATCGACTACTATAAAAAGACGACCAAC GGCCGGCTGCCTGTGAAGTGGATGGCGCCCGAGGCATTGTTTGACCGGATTTACACCCACCAGAGTGATGT GTGGTCTTTTGGGGTGCTCCTATGGGAAATCTTCACTCTGGGCGGCTCCCCGTATCCTGGTGTACCTGTGGAGGAGCTTTTCAAGCTGCTGAAAGAGGGTCATCGTATGGACAAGCCCAGTAACTGCACCAATGAGCT GTACATGATGATGCGGGACTGTTGGCATGCAGTCCCCTCGCAAAGACCTACCTTCAAGCAGCTGGTGGAAGACCTGGACCGCATCGTGGCCTTGACCTCCAACCAG GAGTATCTGGACCTGTCGATGCCCCTGGACCAATACTCCCCCAGCTTCCCTGACACCCGcagctccacctgctcctccGGAGAGGATTCCGTCTTCTCTCATGAGCCCTTGCCCGAGGAGCCCTGCCTGCCCCGACACCCGGCCCAGCTTGCCAATGGCGGACTCAAACGGCGCTGA